The genomic window GTTGAAAATAAAACACGAGACTTCTGATTATGTTTTATTATTCAATCTATATCTCACCACGCCTGGCAAATTCCCGCGGAGCCAGCGAcccgagttcgcgcccgggtCTGCAAACGAAAATCGTCTCATCGTCCCAATGGAGGGGggcgtaaagccggcggccccgtgtacgTATATGATGAGGGTTTagggcatcaaacctctgcacgcaaaagaacccaacacacttatgtcACCCCGACGTGCTTGGCCAAGaatacgcgagccgtagcgaagctgcataGCTAACGAAAATgcgccatgcttcgtcctcagtctgaggttcgaccgctttacctttttaaTACCACAGGTAAAGTTTTCTGATAAATAACAGACGTTTCTGGAATCCTTCTTCAGTGATCTAATGTAACTGTTTTACACCAGATTATCAGCGtaacatgttatacatgtacttgttctgAATATACCAATAAAGATGACTGCCAACAAGAAACAATTTTTCATAAAACTTGTTCTGTGGATTACATTCTTCTTTTAAATTATCATTGATTCCTGGGTACCTAACCTAGCTTCACAAACACAAGACGTTTTGCTGTGTTGTATGTTGTAACGATAGATATGAACATCTGTTTCTCGTGGCCATTATGCCATAATCAAATCCTTTATTAGTATGTCTACACACACTTAATGTCTTAACTATAAAGCCCATGCACAATTAACAACTCATAAAGCTGGACGTAACAAGATTTAAGGCCCCATTAAAGCGATGCTCTGGACAGGTGCGGACCGCATGAGTGGATTATCTAGGTCAAACGTAAATCCTTGTTTTGCATTGTCAAGTTTTTACAGGTAATGAAGTTAATTGTTCTTGTAGAATGCATAAACTGATGTCGGAATGTCAATATTGTCGGTATTAATCATCCAAAAGTATCTAcctacatttgtttgtttctttacttgGTACCAAACTTCCAAGTCACATTTTATTCTACAAACGAAATGAATTCATGAATATGGAATATATGGCTATAAAATGCATTCTACCAGCGCACCGCATTCTGGATATATACATCCAAATAATGCAAATATTGGTAGATCAACTAACCAAACACGTGCACGCggagaaatatatcaaagatagACATAAGTAGATGGGATAAAAGTAGACTTCTGGACTTTAAAAAAGCGtttgataaaatcattttttgcACGATTTTGCATCGTGGATTTCAAGAGATTTTACAGCCTTAAAATCAGTTCAACACTTGGCCCTATTTTCGAATTTCACACCTGAAATGAAAGTCGATATGGCGGTGTGGGGTCTAAACTATCTATCACACGATCTGGATAGAGTAATGTTGCTTGTTATGTCATTGTGAACACGAATTCTGTGGATTAGACATAGGTCAGTATCTTTAACGAGCAAAATGCTTGAAGAGCACTCACAAGATACTAACAGGATGAGAACTAGAGACCTAGTGTCGCTGGGATTCTGAAAACGTCCGGGCCCTGTCGCTAACTCGTCGTGCTATGAGGTTTACGACAGAAAATTGGAGTCGTTCTGAGAACAGTTGTGGATGTGTCGTACAACATCTAGCTGTCTTGTGACGGACATTATTGCTGTAGAAGCTTGTAGACCGTTGATTCTGTCATAGCCTTAGCGAAAATCGTACGCCAAAAAATAAAGGAACGACGAATATGGCCGCGCCTCTACACAATGTAACACACTACGAAAAGGAGATATTTCCTGACAATCTGTAGTATCATGGACATCTATCTTTTTCCACGATGTACACGGCTTGCATGCATGTATTTCAAGATCCAAAAGGGGATCTATTTTTTTTAGAAGCTTTGATTTTCCCACGTGTTTTATTGAAATGAATTTTGCTGCATTGAACACGTTTCGACATGGTTTCGAGCACGACTCGTCAGTAAGAACATAAATATGATACACCAATTTTTTGTCGCATCTTTTAACACTTTTTTGGTGTATTTAGGGAGTATCACGTTCGATTAAAATACGATGACAAGCACTTTTCAGAAAATGTACCCTTTCGTGGGTCTGTTCAGAAAGTAGACAGATTTTTGCGTAAGATATTCATTATTAGTGCTTGAACGCTATTTGTCCGAATTATCTAGACCCAACTCttagacaacaaaacattagTGCCTCATGTTGGAGCAGCAAAATCTTTTATGcgtttttcatattcatatccGTAGATTTGATACAAGTTCGTTTACATGTCTAAAAATCAGTGGCCCGTAAACGTGCATTAGTACCCCATCATACGACTTTAATCGTATAGATACCGTATAAATCTACGGTCGTATATTTATAGCATTTACCGTTTTACATTCCTCTATCAGTCATGTTCTATAAATACAGACCTCAAGCCGGGCACATTTTACAATTGTTGTTCTGCACACAAGCCATGATCTCGCTCTCTCTGTATGTAAATACGAATATATATTTCCACCGACTATTCCATGACTGTGACGTAGAACGGTACATTTTATATCTGCTTTTGACTCAAATATTTTACTCTATTTGGTAAAGCTTTATGCAAAGATGTCAATAATGAACATACATTTGACATAGaaatcattgtttttttctacCAATTCAGATACAGTTCAAACCATGACGTTACCATTGTGTGTTTGATAAGACGCGATTGGAACGAATTTGTACTCCTTCAACTCTGAATTTAACTAGCCACCCAAGCAATATGGATAAAAACTGTTCTCTTAGATGTTGAATAAAGTCAATACCACAAAATAGTTTTATTCTATGCCAAACTGTGCAAAGATAGCaaacagagaaacaaaacatCGGTTGAAAAACAAACTATGTATAAACAGAAGACATATTATAGAAACGCTATTTATTATCACTTTTGACTGAAAGGTACATTATCACCCACTACAACCTGCTGTCGTGAGATTTAGCATATGGGGCTTTGGATTGGTTTAAAGAATAATACACTTCCACTTGACCACCAATGCATTCATACCACTTGTAAATTTGATGTTTTTTCAGTTTTTCTCTGAAGATGGAAATGTGTTAAAGCGGAATTTGGAAAATCATCTAAATTCATTTAGTCGTCAGTCAATTTAGAATAATTGTGGTATGATTTCATCTACACAACTATAACTGTGAAAGTGAACAAAAAGGGTATTCATAATTCTGGACATGCCACATTTTGTAAAAGTGTTGAGTTgataaaggcactagctaggagagcaaggattgacgtcttcactcagtgcttgcctgtgagaagtgatatagatggacagatgtccatcccctttattaccaagtaatcagtaacagatgtctggtgtctcttgaccaccagggatagactgctcgtTTTCCTGTTGTAATTGCGGTAACATCTTGCACACTAAATGTTTCTACTACAATACTCCCCCGTACACTTAGAAGTGGTCCCCACTTCTTTAAAATAACTATTGATGTATGCTCTAAGTATGACAGGTAAAACAGTTGAAAACAGAGAGGGCGGACACAATAATATAAGCAGAGATGGTAAGATAAACATTGCAATGCCATAAACGGGCAGGGGTGCGACAAGCGATTGACTTCTTCCGGATGATTACAAAAGTAACAAAGCCTCACAGACGGACTGCTGCTGTGATGATAGAGACAGAGGCGTCTGGGTACTTCAGagcacgaacataaaacaacaaacataaacaagcaaaaatCGGCTTCGCTACTGACATAGTAGTCAAGTACGAGCAAATTCTACGTTACCGCAGCATGGTTAACGCAGTATCCGACATTACCCAGCTTAGGGTGGTCGGCAAATATCAACTCACAATCATGTCACATCTAGCATAGAGACCGTCCCGTAGGCAAATCAGTTCTATCTAGGGAAGGCATCATGCGGtctcaatacaaaacaatacaatatagcGTCCACCAGGTGGATCCGTTTCCCGTAGGCTTACGAATAGTCCACTTGGCGGGTCCGTCACCCGTAGGCTCACGAACATGCATACAAGAATACAAGACATCGTGCAATAATGGTACCTAGCTACACGTAAACCACAAAAGTTCGAGATGTTGCACAAAGTTCAGTGGTCCGGCAGGATACGCGGAGAAGTACTTTTTCACAGTTCGGCTAGTTTTCACGGTAGAAGGTCACGCTGGTTATCACGGATGGGCAGCGACGGGTTCCGTCGTAGGGGTAGTCGGGCTGGGTCGCGATCAAGTCGGCATGGTGGGTCAGGAAGACGGCAGCGTGGTCGGCAGGACAGCGGTGTCTTGCGCACGTGGTCGGCGGCGGGTGGTGTCAGGACATCGGCGGCGTGCTCTGGCCTCAGCGACGGCGAGCAAGGAGTCCGGACGCCTGGGCACATGGCAGACGTGGTCGGCTGGCAGGCTGGCTTGGTTAGAGGGCGGCATGGAGACACGTCGGGCGAGCTGGGTCTGTGTGGTACGGCAGCAGGCTGGCTAAACGGACGGCGTGGTAGCGTGGTGAGTCGGGGCTGCTGGTTGTCGACGTGGCACGATGGCGGCGTAGCATCGCAGCACGGACGGAGCTTGCTTGAGTAGCCGCTGGTCTCGATCGCTACCGGGCGACTCGGGCGGCATGGTAGCTGGCCAAAGCTTGCGTCGAGGCGGGTTCGGCCGTTCGAAAACGGCAACCACCGCTATGCCACCAGTGTTGAGTAgataaaggcactagctaggagagcaaggattgacgtcttcactcagtgcttgcctgtgagaagtgatatagatggacagatgtccatcccctttattaccaagtaatcagtaacagatgtctggtgtctcttgaccaccagggatagactgctcgtTTTCCTGTTGTAATTGCGGTAACATCTTGCACACTAAATGTTTCTACTACAAAAGTACCCCTGAACCATGAAATTTCACAAATACTGTTGGGTAATTGTATTTAACAATGTTTCTAATTTTCAGCAGTAGTATAAGGAAGACCTGATAActtataacaaaacaaaataaatgcaAAGTTACGATATATATGGATACCTTAGTTGTTGACTGTAATATTGAATGATACAATACTGGCAAAAAATACTGGCAAAGAAAGGTTAGTGCATTTTAGACTACACAATATCACCAATCAGTTGAAAATGATACAACAAGCTACTTTGATTTACCTTGCATTGAAATTAATGGGCCATGTAAAACTACAGGCTGTAGTGCCACTGAAGCAGCACTAAAATCGTATGAACATAAAGATGTTTCGTTAGGGGAGGGGTGGCGAAAGATCACAgattttcaaagcaatttttcGTCAATCTATTCAGCAGTGGTCAACTACACATTTTCATGTATTGAATGGAACATGATGTTTCAAGGAATACAATCTACACATTCTATAAAGTGCCGAAAGTTCTCGCAAGGAGACATTGGACAATAAGTGCTGACGTGAAATACAAAGTATAGTAGCTGAGAAAGCTAACATTTGATGGTAATGATACGTTCAATAGCTTTTACTCACTGGGACAACCATACGAAGTGTACACCCGTCAGTAAAAATTTCATACATATTGCTTTACTTGTGACAGTTTTGTTTTGACACAGGATTGCGGAGTCGCTACGAACCCTGTGTGAGAACAAAATTGTCACTCTTTCTTATTTTTGGTAGTTCTTATCGACAGCGTTTCTAGAGGAGCACAGACACTGGGGGACGATAAACAACTACATGATtgtcatgttgattttttttccttcttaatTGAGCAAGATAAACTGCAGGTAATATGAAAGTCGCAGggttatatcattatcatattggGGAGGTCAAAACAATGATTAAGTCTATATCATCATCCATAACTATGCTCTGAGGCTTACTCCTTTGTTCTGTCTATCAAAATACCGTAGGATAATGAAGAGAGTCTGCGCTATCACTAACAACAATCTGACGACCTAATTTTCccttttgtatattttcagACGTCCTTCTCGGCCTAAGCCTCGCCTGAGGCCACCGGATTTCGGCGATTTTGCTGGAATTCAGAACACTCTAATATTTCGGACAAGTCTTTGTGTGGAATCAATCCTTAAATAAACGAAAGAGTGTAAATGATAAAACCCTCCGAAAGAGGAGTAATTGGTTGTAGAGAAGGCAATGAGGTCACGTCAATTGTAATACTTGAAACCACAGATTTGTAAAAAAgcttttttaaatcattttgaaagatTTGAATAGGATTCGATTGAGGACGATTGATTCAAAAATCCAACACAGAATATGCCAAATATGTACTGATTGTGTATTCAAACATGATAACAATGAGAAAAATTCGATAGGCTAATCGAGTCACCAACATTTTTAAAGTAAATATGTCACGACTTGAAGgcacattttgtttgttgtgtcgATCTTGTGCTGATTCAAACACGAGGGTTACGAGGTCAAGGTTAGAGCTAAGTGAAGGGATACATCTTGACCTTGAAATAAGTCGCTACTATGGGTCTCCATATAGCTATTATCCTAGAACCACGTACAGCATATACCAACAAAAATTATGTTGCAATTCTTTTTTGCGACAAGACAAgtaaaacaagtttttttttataaccaTTTATCATATGACACATTTCTGCTGAAAAACATTTACGAATTGTGACAAGAGGTAGGATTAGCGTAATATACGGCACATGTACCTTGGAGTCCTGTCTTGTAAAGACGTTCTTGCAGCTTTCTGTCCTTTCGCCTCGAGCATTATTTGTCTAGTATATAGTGCGCTCAGAAGGTACAACATATCGCAGGACCTGGCGTACAAGTCGTAAACCGGCGGTGAGACTGGGATGAATGATACGTGTCATCAGCGGCCCTGCAGGGGGGAGGGGTGCCCGACAGGGTACCTGTCAGTTTGAGGACATCAGCAGACTCATCACAGCCAGATGGTGATGAGCACCGTCCCTTCAGCCGTGTGTATTGTAGATTACGGATGTCACGACAAATCGCACGGTCGGTAGGAATTAAGCGGACTATTGGCACAAAGGAAAgagcatttttgtacattttggttGACTATTGATATTGAAATGCACCGATAAACCTTGCACTTGCGCCATTCACAAATAAAATCTCTACCCACAGATCTTACGCTATCTGGCTTCCGTGAAAGTCCCGATTCAATTCAAATGTTTCATGATTATTATACAACTACCACAAAGCGGTTGGTCTAGATACGATAATTACACAGACACCAGAGTGGCAATTTGACTTCAAAATTGACTGTAATTACATCAATTACGTTTGTCTTGATGATCCCACAAACTAGAGCGTGTGTAAAGTCGGGAAGACAGTATGTAATTTAACAACAAGCCATTAACAGATCTCCGCTAAAGGCTATAGAGGCTATGCCGTCAGGACAGATCTATACGACTTCGATGCAGCACTTTGAAATACCGAACCCCACCTAGTGTCGcctatttttttacatgtatagtgtaGTCTGTTTACAACTTTCTGTTCATTAAAGTATGTCTGAAATTTGTTAATGATTACGCAGTAATCGAACTATATATACAAAAACATTCATATCATGATGATATTATCTGTTCACACGTGTGTATACTGATGGCGTTTGAAGTGGAACTGTAATTGTCTGTGAATAATTTGCAATGCAAACCAACAACTGTTAGTTTCAAAAGAATTTGTGACTGTCCATGATTCAGCTGCTGGCTGCGAAGTATCTTTAATTTGTGATTGAAAACAATAAAACAGACAACCAGATGGCACACACGGTCCAGAACACACTGTTTGTTCCGAATCTTGTTCCTCTCGATTGAAATATAGTGATCTGTACAACAAGGACAATGATATTTATTGCATGTTCTTGCACAAAAGGCACAATGTATTAGGTGAATAACTTTTAACGGAAAAGGTACTATACTTCAAatataagttgtttttttcttttgcaacatGTCTTTGAAACGAAAGACTTTTCCCAGTCCAGTAGTATTTgattataacatacatgtgaaCATGTCGTTTGCTAAACCCCTACATCTCGTGTCTATATGAAAGGCACTGACAAGAAAATTCCGTCGCACGTTACATATAGAGAGGGGGGGTCGGGAGGGAGGTCGGGAGGGGGAGAGAGGGGGTGGCGAGGGGGGGTGGTGGAGGGGAGAGAGTGCCGGGAGACAGAGACTATGCAGGGCGGGACAGGAAGCTATATGGATATCTACTCaagcacactcactcactcattccgtgactcactcactcacacactcgctCGCCggcactcactcacccactcactcactcactcatactcgctcgctcgctcactcactcactcacacacacacacacacacacacacacacacttgcacacacacacatatacacaaacaccGTTACGCAAGGCTTTGATATACATGATATCAGCTTGTGACTCTAACCTTACTTGTGCTCTAGCCATATTGTTTTACTGACACTCTACAATAAAGGAACAATATTGTTAGATATCCTAGGAGAAGAGTGACAGTTTGTCCTGAGTGACACACCCTTTGCAACTCAGAGAATTGTTTTAGGAGTCAGTGGGTTGAAGACGGACAATTCAGATAAATCAATTATAACAAAAGAAAGTGTTCATTCGTGTTCAGGTGTAGAAGTTAGTATCCACGCCAATGGGCAAGTATAGTTCACAGTGGAATGGATATCCGTGTATGTACATACACCTCCGAACAATAGAGGCATTGTTTTTTCCTTACAAATGAAATCGTAAAGGTGTGTGAAATAATGCAGGTGTGACAAGAGCAGCTGGAGTACAGATGTTTTTCTCTCTAGCTGATATTTCATCACTGTTCTACCATGGAACTCTGTGTCCTGAACTCCCGATGGCTAGTTTTTGAATATCATCATAAtacatagataaatagatactTCAAAAATAAGGTACCCTGATGCAAAATACTTTCTATTGTCTTGTTTAAGAGCTATCCTGGCAAATGTTGTCATTACATTTGTTATGtgataaaaaaaggaataactGATCATAACTACAACTCGTCTTTGTAGGTATTGTGATTGGTTCGCGAGTTATATTCATCTATTCTTGTTTCAATTGTTTTCAATATATGATTTATAATAATATAGAAATTTGAAACTCAAAGAATAACAAGTTAGACCACGTTATATTATAACCTTAGCGTATCATCCTATAGTTATATGTTACATAATCTAGCTTTTGCAATAGCTGTCCTTACATGTCTTTCATGTGCTCCTTTCCTTTCTTTAGACGTTTACTCACCGCAAACTGATATATCTATGACTGAAAAGAGCGTTTCTATAATTCGCTTGATACATTTTCCACGCGATTGCATCCGAACAAACAAACGCTTGCACTCCGCAACAAAGCCAAGCGCGACAGTTCTCGGGAAGTGTTGGGCGCGCAGGTGTGCTACAACGTAGTCATTATTCCACCACAACTCGTGCTCGTGGCTCCTCGTGTATGTCACATCTCGTCGGGTTACGTCGTAAATCTTCGGGTCCCGAGTCTCTCAGCCGTCGGTGCAGTCGCGCGCCCGGCTGGATTCCTTATCTCAATCGTCCTTGGTGTGCAACTGGGTAATTTGGCTTTGCTAATCGCCTTTTAAATGCCACTGTTTGCCACCTAAAACTACTTACCGACATATATCACTTTCCTTGACGCTAAACGTTAGTTGTAAAGATACCAATACTGTTATCATAGTATTTTGCAGCGTTGTCAAATCAGTGTTTACGacttttaaaactttgttaTGTACAAGCTGAAATGTAGAGAACATACGATGTAATGCATGCTATTTGTTGTTTTATGCTCACCTATCGTATCAATATGTCAACTCATCAATCAAACCTCTGAAAGGAAcacaacaaagaaaatgtcacaCAAAATGAGGCCGTTGTCGTTGTCTTGTACCTgcaatttaagaaaaaatgtcGTTGAGTTGCATATAGCACCGTGCATATAGGGGTAACTTTCTCCCGAACCCTAGACAGTTTCCATTGCTACAACATCTATGGATATAAAGACTATGGGAAATGTCAACGAGTGAACCTAGAACACAAAAGAGAGTGGGTTGGACATAGCCGCCAGCGAAAAAAAACTCTCCGGTTTTCAGTTGCAGGGCAGGATATTCTCCATTTATTTATAGCCGCCGTTTGGAGGGTCGCGCATTGTTTGGATCTAGAGCGTAACCCAGGTGTTCATATTCTGTATTCTACATATTCCCGACAGGGTCTGTATCATTCCGCCACTTTgaactgatctccaagcagatgtacaaatgtaaggaTCCTGCTCACTCTCAGTGTTTTACGCGTATTTCTGCaatatttgcatgattctaaaacGTGCACTACTAGAAATACGTactaaatgtttcaaaaacacATTGAGATTGAGCCGGATGcttaaatctgcttggagattagctcaGAGCAACGTACATGGACGTCCCGACCAAAAAGATGTTTCGTAGATTTTCTAGATTCGTAGATCGGCAAAACTGGGTGAACTATTGAGGAGATTCAGTCTGCGGACATTTTTTCCGCCTGCAAATAAAAACCtatatggtggccaaactccccaggAAAAGTATTCTCTctttagccggcgtagttagtctggtagagactagaaagCAACGGAGAGAGCGaagtaaagctaaaaaggcgGAACCCAGGCTATGAGAGGATGCGAGGAGTCGACTCTGGAGGTCTGGTGGCACGCCGCTCGCTTCCCTTTACGTGTCACACTTGATGATTCGGACAAACGACAAACGTTTTCCATCAGGAACACgctacacacacatatatacacacccTCCGGCAAGGAAACAAAATACATCACAAACAAAGCCTTATCTAGGAAACCGTAGATAGAGGGACGAATATCATTTCTCATATTGTTAATCCTGCCTTTGTATTGGATATGTCAAATCAAGTCATGTCATCGCTACTTTGCTGCGATGCCAGGGGGTGTTTCTTGGAGGCTGGGGGCTCCATCCAGCTGTCAAAGTTAAAACCAGGTCGGAAATCATCCGCCCAAACCTACTGTTGTCCTTTCCGTTCACGTGGGAACTGATAAGAGGTGCGGGTGACTGCAGAGTGAGGATGCCCAGGAATGGCCAGATGGAACCCGTCCGGCCAAGGGGTCATTCGATACAAGCGGACGTTACTGCTTGAATCTTTTGAATATAATTCTATACCTCGAAGTTCAAGCTGGAGAGGGAGAAAATTGGCGGAAGATCGAGGGGAAGAGAGTAGGGGGGAGAAGAAGgatagggagagagaggggagaacAGGTAGAGAGAGGGGAGGAGAAGAGGGTAGAAGAGGGAAAGAGAGGAGAGGAGAAGAGGGAAAGAGggggaggagaggagaggagggaGAGGGGAGGAGAAGAGGGAGAGAGGGGAGGAGAAGAGGGGGAGGAGAAGAGGGAGAGATGGGAAGGAGAAGAGGGAGAGAGGGGAGGAGAAGAGGGAGAGAGGGGAGGAGAAGAGGGAGAGAGGGTGAGGAGAAGAGGGAAAGAGGGTGAGGAGAAGAGGGAAAGAGGGTGAGGAGAAGAGGTATAGAGGGGAGGAGATGAGGGggagaggggaggggagggaaaGAGAGGAGAAGAGGGAAAGAGGGGGAGGTGAAGACGGAGAGAGGGGGAGGagaggagggagagaggggaggagaagaggaagagaggaggaggagaagaggcagatagcaggaggagaagaggcaGATAGAAGGAGGAGAAGTGAGagggggaggagaagaggcagaTAGCgggaggagaagaggcagagaggggaggagaagaggcagagagggggaggagaagaggcagagaggggaggagaagaggcagagaggaggaggagaagaggcagATAGAAGGAGGAGAAGTGAGagggggaggagaagaggcagagagcgggaggagaagaggcagagaggggaggagaagaggcagagagggggaggagaagaggcagagaggggaggagaagaggcagagaggggaggagaagaggcagagagggggaggagaagaggcagagaggggaggagaagaggcagagaggggaggagaagaggcagagaggggtggagaagaggcagagaggggaggagaagaggcagagagggggaggagaagaggcagagagggggaggagaagaggcagagaggggaggagaagaggcagagaggggaggagaagaggcagagaggggaggagaagaggcagagaggggaggagaagaggcagagaggggaggagaagaggcagagaggggaggagaagaggcagagaggggaggagaagagacagagagggggaggagaagaggcagagaggggaggagaagaggcagagagggaaggagaagaggcagagagggggaggagaagaggcagagaggggaggagaagaggcagagaggggaggagaagaggcagagaggggaggagaagaggcagagaggggaggagaagaggcagagaggggaggagaagaggcagaGAGGGGAAGGAGAAGTGAGAGGGGGAGgagaagagggagagagaggcgAGACGGAGGGGCGTGGAGAGAGGAGAGAATGAAACTGACCGAAAGCTAAAGCCAGTACTAGTCCCTCTCTCTACCTCTGGGTCAACAGAAGAAGTGTGCCAGTCTGTCCGTCAGACAGGGACGACAGCCACGGAGATACAGCTCGTTTGTTTTGTCTGTAGTTCGTGATGTGACTACCAGAGAGGGCCCGCTGACGGCGCGTGTCAAAACTCACGATTTTATCATCAATTCAAAAGACGACTGCGAAAAAAATACAACCATACgaattatacaaaacattcgGGATcctattttgtttattgttctCGATCATCTTGCAAAAGCAGATGCACAAGAAATACACTATTAAAGCCTTTTTTTCATACCTACAGCCAATATCAAAATGACGAACTACCGGTAATTGAAATGTTAAGCGGCTTATACGTACTGTTTGGAATTTATCCACGAAGAAACCCCCGAAGACCATCGGCGTCTAGATCTTTTTTCAAGCACGTACTCCTTTCCCGTCTCAAATATCCAACGACTTAGTAGTACTTATCAGACTCCACCATCTACTTCCTGAATTTCCCCTCCTGTCCCAATCTGGCTTCCTCTTCTGAAGGACTCCGGCCCGTGCACTTGATTGTTTTGTGTCAAACCAGCCAGCCGCAAGTGGGAAGATTTTGAGATTTCAAAAAAGTTGTTTTATTTAGGTAGACATTCCTTGTTCCCTGTTCACAGCCATTGGTTGTTTGATTTTAAACGCGTCATTAAAAAATGGATAACGTTGAATTATGTAACATTCTGACGACAAAATTCGAAATATTAATGATAGCAAAACTTAAAGTAATGCAATGCTATAGGGTTTATATACATAacttaggcccccattccactggacggcgctctcgccgcgctctcgtcGCGAAATTGGCCAGCTAG from Branchiostoma lanceolatum isolate klBraLanc5 chromosome 4, klBraLanc5.hap2, whole genome shotgun sequence includes these protein-coding regions:
- the LOC136434119 gene encoding octapeptide-repeat protein T2-like, with product MRGVDSGVQAGEGENWRKIEGKRVGGRRRIGRERGEQVERGEEKRVEEGKRGEEKRERGGGEERRERGGEEGERGGEEGEEKRERWEGEEGERGGEEGERGGEEGERVRRRGKEGEEKRERG